The Neodiprion lecontei isolate iyNeoLeco1 chromosome 6, iyNeoLeco1.1, whole genome shotgun sequence sequence AAGAATCGCGAAATAAAATTCGTCACTCGACGGTAATTCGAAAGTAgcgagtttttaaattttacgatTAAAACCCGTGTAGATGGAGATGTTCGCAAGCACAGTACTCAGACACCTATATAGATTAATATACCGGCACTTGGAGATTACGGACCGAAGGAAAGTTCTCTTAAATATCGCGTTATGATCTTgaaactttttggaaataaaaatgaggtGGTAAGCGGCTGCAAAGCTCGActtaattgaattatttatacgaAAAACGTTACGGCCGAGAAAAGATATAATATTAAACGaattatatacgtacgtagTATTTGAAAAGGAGATAATATTCGTCGGTCAGAAAGTTCGTATCTCACGATATTCGTAACGTAAGcctgaataataataaatatatttcccATCACAATTCGCCGTACAGTCGATACGTCGTGACTAAAATTTTCCGACCTCCCGATCCGAGCCCCGCGTTTACGTATATAGTTTGAAAAAGTGAATagagtaaaaatattcgtgCGGTTGGCGTTGCAGAGGGGTGCATTACCGTTCTGGCCGAAGTCCAACTTGGTCCGAACACGGAATCTCCGATAGTAGATAAGGGAACGGCCCGAGGGTGAATTCAGACGGCACACCCCTTAGATAAACACACATGCATGGGCAATGGGGATTGGGAAGCGAGAGCGAGAGGCGGGCAAAGCTTCCCGCCAGATTTACTAGTGGAGGAAATTTCACTATCGCGATTCCCACGTTTCATCCCAACGTATCTCTTCTCCGAGTGCGGTATACCTGTATGCACttggtaggtaggtatacgtaAGGCACAGGCACAAACATGTACCTAACCAATGTGAAAACCTCGGCAAACTTTTCAATTCAGACCGGTACCGTAATCCTTTCGTCAGTTTTGGGCAGTcgctctcactctctctctctctttctccctttctttcTCTCAGACAAACCAACCGATCCCCCTCGTCGGAAGACATTTCACTGACTTTAATTAGTCAAGGTGAAACGAGCCTAGAATTTCAAGGAACGGCCCATATCCGACTTAAGAATCTAATTTCTTATTCTCCTTTTTACCCTCTTCGCGTTCAATGTTGAAACTTTGAATCGTTTGCTCTTTCGTGAAATTCAATCCTGGATCATGTACCGTTTCACCTTTTTCGCAtatccctccccccccctgccccggccaaaaaaaaaaaaacagaaaaagagGATAATGGATATCCACATATCTAAACTTAAGTCACATGGTTCAAGAAAAGAGTATCTGAAGAATTGTTATTTCAAGAAGAATGACTTAAAACTTTGCATAACTCAAGAAATAAATAGCTATGAAAAAATACTCTAGCACTCTTGATGAGAATTACACTGACCGTTCTGTTGCCCAGGTTTTTTATCCGACAGGTGAGATAGGCGGTTTGGCCAGCGAGGCTGGTAACGTTGGTGACGACGTCTAGGTCGAATTCGGGCTCGAAGCTCCTCTCCGGGttctttcgaaaatcgttCGACGACGACAAATGTTGTTCTCCGCCGCGTATCACGGTCATCGTGTCTGCGCAGAGGCAACCTGAAATATCGTACAATCTTTGTCCTCCGCGACCCAAGCCCGGCTTATCCCAAAACACAAGAAAGGAATTCAGTGCACGACCGGAACGGCGCGGGCAAGCTTATTTCCGCTGGTCACTGTACTTTAATAACGAATTGATGCCCGCGTGTCCCTGCGGCTATAGGCGGCGCGGCGGTACATTTTGTCGTACCGTAAGCCGCCTGCGTAAAAACACGCACAATTCGCAAACTGAGTGCTTCTCGAAATTAGTATAATCGAATAAtttctattgttattttaaagCTGGCAGGTATGCTAGAATATTTCTCTGAATGAACACAATGAACCTTATCgcacgtgaaaatttttgaaacctcCCTGACCTTCAACCCTTGAAACGTTTCACGCAATATCCTGTCGCCGAAACGTGTTGccataaaaaatacaataaacaTACGTTTCAACCACCGTAAGTTGAAATTGCGATTTTTCCACACCGTGAGAGTagggaataaaataaaataaaatgaaatgaaatgaaaatcaaaattgcgtAATGTTGCGTTTGGGGTTAAAACGAGCGGCAAATCGTCGAGTCGGACTTTTTTGCCGGTGTACctacatatacctatacgttATACACGGACGATTGTAAGAATAAGGCGAAGTGTGCAGAGCATCACGAAGAACCTGAGAGAACGATTATACGACACGTGCCAGCCTATCGacgaaaattatcatattGTGAAAAtctgatatacatatacacaatATGGAACCATGCATAGAATATGGAATCGAAAACAGCCAAGGGTCTTGCGATAGAATTTGATGGAACGCAACAGCTGAAATACGTTGTAATGATTTTACTAAAGAAAATCTGTACAGCAAGCTGACCTCGACGTGTTTCACGTACGTTTGCtgacagaaaaaattttaataccgTAGCACGCGGTTAGCGGCACAGCTTTTTACGAAGAGCTTGACGGAACGTTTACAGGATCGAATTACCTCGTCCGAAGTCAAGTTGGGGAACTGTCCCGGAAAAGTAGATTGAAACCTCGATACTTGTGTGAATAACAAATGACCGGCGTTTCCTTTTAATCAATCGCAAACTTCTAAGATATATCATTGTAATCTTCACACGATTCACTGCCCAAAACCTACGTATAGAAGTTCGTTTATCTCTTGGGTTCTAATTTTGCACGACTACCGCCGCAATTCGGTTCACAGCGTCGTCGAATCAGCCTACCTAAAACAacgaaaatttcttcattttttcttacgaATGCATACGTTATGATAATGAATCGGAAACTGCGATAAGCGTGGATAACCGGCGTGTCTGATTGCCTGCAGGGGTAGGCAAAAGGACGAGCGGAGTTCCGAAGGTTCGAGCCCCGGTTCGATCCAAATTCGGCTGGGTTAAGTAGGGCGGGGAAGACCTCGGGGGGCACTTGAGCCACTTGACGCGTTTCCCGATTGGTTAACATCGGGTGTTTCCCTTGAAGCGAATTTTCCGGCGGGATAGGCGAACGCGGGGGGCGGCGGTTAGACTGTTTTGCTTGCGGAGATCCCGCCGACTGGATGCGACACGGGTACAACGTGTATAAGCAGTCGGGAGTTCGGGGGTTCTGGGAGCTTAAATTACCCCCAGGGAGGCTTCGCCATTTTCACACTGTAAAGAGGAGGAAGTGAATGTACGTGGGAACCCATGCCGAGATTCCCCAGAGCCATTCCgaaagaggaggaagaagaacgTATCTATGAAGAAAGCTCCTCgcgaagtgaaaattttcattcgggTAGATGCGCGAATCGCTCGAGAATTAGGcgaaagatttgaaaatcgttACGCATTATTGTCCACTTGTATATCACAATATGTCCGACTTGAATATATTACAAATTGTTTAAGGTAATCAGGAGACTTCAAGGGATAAGCTTATACAGACAATCCGACTTTGGTAGGGGGCGGAGAAAGAGTTGAAATACGAGGTGATTAGTCGAGGACATAGAGTCGCGGTCCCGGTGCTGAGGCAAAAAAACCGCGGCCGCGGTTACAACGCACATTTCTCCGACAGAAGGACCGGCAAAAGTTCGCTTCAAAGCTGTCGCAAGTCACCCTGATAAGCCAAACTTTCTTGATTTTCGCTATTGTCTATCTGCTGCCGCAAGTTAAGCTCTTCGCCGTCCCCGCATCCCACACCCTTCCATCCGCTCCCGATTCCACAACCGTAACGCGCCAGTTTCGGggacgatttttttcctcttctcctTAAACTAATTACACTCGTCTCGGAGATTCTTGTTGGATTAAATCCAACGCAGAATCGAGCCAAAGCGGCGACGGCCAAGGACTAGAAAGGTCGAAGAAGGGATGTATAGACACATACGTGCGTGTACGTATGTCCGTTGGAATTCCACCGGCAAATTGGACACGAGATGGAATTACTACTCTTTCGGGTCTGTGTTTATACGGCTCGGGAAAACTTTCATTTACACCGATGCTGCCGGAAAGCGAAGGGATGTAAGAGCGATACTTTGGTAACTCGGCTTACCGGGGGATTTTTTAGTTCCTTCTTCGTATtctcattcattttttatacgaaaagCATGAACTGTGGTTTCGATAGCCGTTACTTAAAGGCCGTTATTGGACCGGGGACCGCACAGGGTGCAAAAATAGAGCCGCGGATGTTGGCGAGGGAACGAACTTTTACTCACTTTCTTTGAAAAGTAAAGACGCGGAGTGCCTTTATGCCGAAACTTGCAGGTTTAAACTTTGGAAAAGTTGAAAACCTTGGGTTAAAATCTCTTATACGTAGATAGGTAACCGAGATATACAACGATGATGTTATCTCACAGTTCACACTCCGATAGCCTTATTTTCGTTGTACCCGTTGCGAATACGTGAAACTTGCTATTTCACGTAATAGTCAATCATCCCAGAGAAACGAGAGGGATGATAAAAAGAACTCGTTTCATGCGAGCTCGTGTACGCGTCAGagtttttctcttttgtagcagacgaaaaataaataagaaggAGAAGCGGAATAAAAGacggggggaaaaaaaaattaacgtaaCGTGTAACGGTAATCCCATTCAGGTCTTTCTTCAGAGGTTAGCGTATGAGCATGTAAGCACACTTCATGCGTCCATAATACGCAAGTGAGCATGTGCGAACTGACAAAGCGCTCACTTAACGTATTTCTAGCAAGTTTTTGAGCTGGAAAAGCTCTGAATTAGTCGACTTCTAGCGTCGAATAGCTGGCTCACCAACTCCGGCTTCTCTATCCTCCTTACAATCCCCTTTGACTGGCGTTCGCCAAGAGcgaaaaaagagaagagaaaccTGATTCATCCGCCTACGTATACATGCCCTGCACCCCGACGCTTCTCCTCGGTTTAAACCCTCGCTATTACTCTAGCTTCAAAAATTTGGTTATAGGCACGTAGCTGTAACGGTTGAAGTAAagttcatttgttatagtaggtaccttgaaaaattctgtaaaacaggcatcgttaaaaaagtgttcgaatattgttggaatgatgaaaaacgaggtacgcgtaaccattttgcgctattgtcgatccttttttgctaattgcaacgcaaaatcagtttgtgagttTACTCTACTtgtttagttaaacaaggctttaacgtcaatttattcttgcacaagcattaaattttcgcaacaggtacaagaaaatatagtaacagtgatcgtaatgagaaagaatagtaacggatactagactttccggtaacagctagaaaactaattttcattttctacctagaactatatttttcgattgtggtaaaaaatgaaaataattaaggaccgagcggtaaccggaactaaaaatttctcgcaATGCATTTATTTCTAccctcgattttttttcgagattaAACTGTGGGGCCATAATTAGCCAAGCGTTTTAACGGATAATGAGAATCTCGAAGCTCGCACTGCTCCGAACGTTCCGACATTCCAGTCACGTAACTTGACACCGTGGACCAGCCTCGCTGTTGACAGCCCTCCAACGCACAATGGGCCAATCAACGTCGCGTTAATCTCCAAGGTAGCTtgatatataaatttaatctTGGTTGACAACAGATCGATTCTGGATCGGTTGCCGGTTACGTGAGACTCTGCATTGAACGGCGAATGGACACCGAGGAAAGGACCCGGTGGTTGGACACGCGAGCGAAGATTGAAACGTGGAAAATCACgttaatgaataattcatcTCTCTAGTGGCTCTGGGGCTAATCTGGATTCATAGTGATAGCCAACATTTGTTACCGCACCGGTCTCTAGTTGAACTGCTGGACTTGCTTCTTAGTTGTAATTGAGTACCGGTGTAAATTGGATTCATCCAGCTTGTGAAACCGTTTTAGAATTACACGTGAACGAGATTTCAAGTCACATGGCTCGAGCGTACAAGTGATATTTCGATTAATTTGTCAGACACATCTCAAGTCGAAAGTGTCTCGCTCAATTTCCCCTCACGTTTTTCCCCTATTCTTAGTGATCGGTTTGAATTTCATACGAAGAATGAAAATGCTGCGCAACAAAGGTTCGTACATTTAGCCGAGTGTTCCGTCGATTGTGATTTATGTCCAATCGTAAAGCGTGAAGTACATTTCGCATCCGCTGCAAACCCATATCCATTACTCAATCGTCCATGTCTAAAGGAATAGAATGGAAGGAAAGGAATTTCACGTGTATTCAATGggagaaaaaatgttcaaaatacGAAAACAAACGATGCACGTTTTACCTTTATATGTTACGCGTAATATCCAGCTTTCAAATGTACAATTTATACCAAAttccctttttcttcttgctataataatttatttcagtgaGTATCCAACACTCGGCCAATAACtcgtatgtaaaaaaaaaaaaaatacagggATTTCAGAGAAGTTTGACCACTCTCTGACGTCACAAAgcaatgcattttttttaactctggTTCAGTCGCTACTAAACCAACGATCATTACGCGTAGTGATAAGATTCACATTATACAACTGCGTGAGGAATACACGCACATTTTGGAGTAATAACATAGATTATTTCAGTTTATATAGCCTTCGTCGAAATTACAGACAAGCCAAACAGGATAAAAATACTAATTATCATGTTATGCGAACTATAAGGAAAAAATACAGACCattaagagaaaaagaatatcGGACTGTTGCATCACTTCTTGTTAGTTACAAGAAACGATAATCACTGTGAAAGTGAGGTCGTACAGAATACTCCGAACATCCAGAACGGCATTCAAGATATTCCGACAAGAAGAAAACTGCCGAAGACATTTACTCGCTTGGTTACAAATAACTATATTGGTACGAAAGAAAGGTTAGTTTACATGAACTCTCCATGCAGGTAATAGTGTCTTGTTAGCGTCTTCGATGATTAAAACTTCGTCGAGAGAGCCGTCTTAGACACGTCTTTCTTCGCACGGTAATCAACAGGAGACTTCTCATTATTGTGAGACGTTAACAAAGTCAGGAGAGAATGACCCTTCACCAAAGAGCACACACTCAGATTACGCGAATACTCAATGCAGCGATTGCATTGCAACATTAGCAAGTACGGGAATGGTAATGTACTGCACCAAAGTAGGAATTCCAGGAATAATCACgacgataaaaatattcgtgGAACTGGCTCATGTTTCAttacgataaaaattatagacctgaaaacaatattaaatttattttttccaagtGAGATTCCATGAATGTATCCTCGATATGCATGTACACGAATAAATCACGCGGGTTGTCTTATCACGTGAGCGTCTTGGTTTACTATAAAGTCAAGCAGAACTGCTACGCGTAGTTAGTTTTCCTCCGAGGAGATAAACGTTTCACTTCGAAAATGTCCGTGGCACTTAGAATGCTGTTTTTGCAGCTAGTCTGCATTTTGGTTGTTTCGGTGACGTCGAATTATCAGGGACCGTATCATTCCTCGTCGGTCACAACGAGTACGTAGAAACAAATTCAGtagactgaaaatattttaaattgaaacaggAAAAGACTCTGgggataaaaattataacttcACATCTAATTTCAGCCATTAGTTTACCGGCGGGCTATGTTCACTATCCGACCGTAAGTTCAGCCTACAAAATACATCAGGATGGACTCAGTTGGAGTAACGCAAAGGATGCTTGCATTGCCGAGGGAGGTCGCCTCGCCGTGATTGACACGCATGAAAAAGTTGGATTGGTAAATGGGATCAGGGATCCAAGCTCCAATGTGTGGGGAGGTATTGAGAAAAAGTATGACGACTGGGTTACTGCCGACACACGTATCATACCGTACATCTGAATATagttttgcaataaattttcacgatgaGAAGTTGAAGTAGAGAGAGCGACTAACCAAcgtggagaaaaaattaactgatgcGTGTTATTCAGTTAATTAGAAGCACGTCTGTTGGATCTACCGTGGGGACCGAATCAGCCTGAGGGCTTCGGAGATTGTGTTGCCACGAAGGAAAGTGGCACAGGACTGAAAAACAGGCTTGTGTTTCTGACCGGAACCCTACGTTTGCAAAATTCCTACAGCAACAGAAGTGCCGCAGAATAATCAGTATCAGCAACGATTAAAAAACGGGCATTACATTCCCTAGCTATCGACTAAGAGAACGGCCATAACTCGAGAGCTTTTCGGCCTTGCCAACGAATAGATATAGTTCTTCAATCATTGTGTAATTTATGTACTTGTTGATAAATGATACAATAGacatttcaaataaaatcaagCTGCTAAATTCACGAACTTGTGCCACGTGTATCCTCGTATCATTCTCGAGACGAGCTCTTGATCTTTGAAACATGGATGTATGAAAGATGTATGACGGCACAGTGGTCGAGATTATCTCTCGAGTGGAACATTGAATCGAGAACCAATGGTGAATGAGAACGAAAATTCTAGTAACTTTGCGTCGAGCGAGCCGAATCTGGCTCTTATCTGATCATATATTCTTAGTAAAGTTCACAAAGGTTATCTCTCTCGTCTTAGTTCGTATAAAGAGCACTACTGTGTTATTGAACGCATTCAGTAGGTTGAGACCAGTGATTGGTAATCAAGTCTTGACAAATTTCATACCATGTTCAAATGGCTCGTTATTTTCCATCTAACCTGTCTGTCGGTCGTTTCGGTAATTTCCCACCACGCCGGATCTTCCGACGGATTCGCAAGGGGTGAGCATAACAAACCATTACCGACAGTATATTCCCACCCCTCTTGTCTTTGCATTCTTCCGGATTCCAGGATTATAATTTAACTTTGTTTTCAGTCTCGAATCTCCCGTCTGGATACATTAACTACCCGAGCTTGGGAGTAGCCTTCAAAGTTCATCGCGAACGACGCAACTGGTCGAGTGCAAAATTGGTGTGCAAAAACGAGGGGGGTCGTTTGGCCGTCATCGACACCCACGAAAAGATAGGATACATAAAATCGCACAAGCCAAAGTTCTCCGAGGTCTGGGTCGGTCTGAGCAGAGAAGACGTGCACTGGATTGCAACGGAGAACcgtaatttcaattctacGTAATTGAGTCCGTCGCCTTTTGTCGGACTGCGGAGTCGCATGGCCGGGAGAAAGCTCTCCAGTTTGTTGGATTTGCAGTGCTTATTTACGATGCAAATGACAGAGAGTGTGGCTGATTCAACTATTTCGCAGACTAATCGAGCTTCACTGAATGCAACTTAAATGGAGCAAATAGCTAAATCCCACCGCGGATGCCGCGTCAGCTTTAATGCGATGCAATCCAATATCGCACGCTTCTATGAACGAACACAGCGCACGTTGTGTGTATACTTATAGACAAACACACCGCACTGAAACCATAATTGCACGCGCAAATCCAGCCAATGATTTTTCCCGGCGATGCTGACGCGgagtgaaatttattacaccaTAACTACCGGTCTCTAATTTTGAGTAATGGATTCTGTTTCACTGATCAACCATCCAGCGGAATCGCGACACACGCGTTTACCTTGGGAATCGAATGGTCCGGATTCCTTCGGAAATTGTGCAGCTGTAAACGTTAGAGGTGACGGACTGTGTAATAAGGTTTGTATATGGCGAAAGGCGTTCGCCTGCGAAATACCCACTGCCACAGCCGTGCCGTATCACGTACCAAACATAGTCTAGACTCCGGACCAATAGAGGAAGCCGGAATCTCGAAGGGAACTGTATCTCCTTTGCGATGGAAGGCAGCGAGCAAAGGAAGAGGGAAGAAGAATATCGAATCGGTATAACTGTGCTCGACTTTTTGTAATTCAATGAGCGGAAAATAAAGACCGACCATCTAACCGAAATGTGTATGAATTGCTTTGGTGTCTTTCGCGTAGTCCGTCGTTTTTGACACCGCTCTTTACATTTCTATATTAAGATTATTCTTTCAATGTGCAGATTATTCCTACCAACCTTagtcaaaaaattatatctacGGATCCTCCGATTGAGCTGCGTACTAAATAAAGATGCGATGTCACATTACCGAGTCCATTGAATACTGTCGACTGTTGAGCGATGGCCGAGAGATGGTTGGGGAGATGAAAAGGCCGGCAAAGATAATGGCGCGGGAtctatacattatattatatacatatacataccaACTAAGTCCGTATTTTTTAAGTCTTGGTGCGATTATCTCTCAAGCTGCAGAGTGTGGGTGGAGCCAGGGTCAAGAGGGTTATAGATTTCACAAAAGCTTTAGGTCCAAAAGCTCGGACTTTTCTGCAAGCTTCCCAGAGTTTTAAGGGTTTACGAGCCCCACTGGGCATTTCGAGTTTCCACGTGAACGCTTTGAGAGCACCTCCTCACCCCGTACTCTTCTCGGCCCAGAACCGGTACCAACCAACTGATATACTTATACGCGCATCATCTGGATGCTGGGATGGAAGGAGAATGGCGGCTTTTGTCGGTAGTATCTTCGCCGCGCAGGACCACACAATCGCAAAAGCCAGCCACATTTCTTCATTCAGGATTCATTTTCTCCCGGTATTACTCGCTCCTTTATTTCATCCTCCACCGCACTGGAACAAGTAtcgatatgtttttttttttttttcattttcggcaAAAGGAATACGCCTTGTCAAAATGTCTGCAGGTATATGCAAGAACCGAATTAGAAATCCCTGCACATATCACTGCAGGATCGATCAACCGGTGAATCGAGACACGTACAACTGTAAGATACGAAGatgaaatcagattttcgAGCCGGTAAACTTCGGGGAATTATCCATTTGGGTCTTCGGGTTCGTGCGAGTCAGGGGTTGTTCCGGAAATGAAGCGAGTCGCGGTCCCCTTCAGTGGCGGTAAATCATACGTTCGAGATACTCTCGGGTAGGGTATATAGGCACTTCCGGTTATACCGAGTGGAAGATTTCGTCCGATCTCCACGGGCATGGGAGAGTGATAGACAGATAATGACGCAGAAACGGACAGGGTGGAGGGACGTGGCCGTTGTTACGCACCTAGTCTGCAAGTCGTCCCTGTCGCGCAGGGTAAACAGGCAAAAGAGACGTGCAGGGCCGCGGATTCTGGCGCAGAATCGGTGGCGGCGGGTGGCAGATAGGCGGATATGTTGCGTTCGAAAAGTGCTTTCCATTAGCAGCAGAGCACTGAGCACAAAAGCCACCAACGGCGAGGGTGAATACAGAAGAACCGACAGACAATGGAGGTCGTGTTGGGCTGTTGGTCTGCCCGGCAGCAGCCTGGTTGCCTACATAGCTACTCAAAATAATATCGCGGTTGCCTCATCAATCATAACCCCGGGGTGATGAAAAGCCGCCGTTATAATACTTTGTGAATGGTAGAATCCACGGCACTAAACTTATAAAGTATTATATATGCACCGTTTAAGCCGGGGGTTCCTCGTTGTCTCATCCGTAACCGTATATATACGCAACGTTCTTACTTAATACCTGCTTGCTTGTGCACTTTATTTACACTTAATTTTCACTTCGGCTGCAgttaataacaatttttccctCACAGTCACCGGATACGGAAGCTATCCGCGAGTCGTTACATATTCGCGGTATCATCTTGCGCATGGGGGGCGAAAGCTCGTTTCCGTTCGCCTGTCAGATGTTTTGCAAATCATTTATCAAGTCCAAAGCTCTATACCGCGAGCAAAAGTTCCCTCGTTAAAACCCCATGCGAAAACTCGCTGAGCCTTACGCGAGGCTTGCAGTTGGGTAGAAGGAGGGTGCAAAAAACACCTTCCATCTCAGCTCGTATAacataaaataattaacgtatgtctgtgtacatacatacatacatatgtatagtatgtatatatacgataCTAATGTCTGGAACCATGCGGTAGAATCCACTAGCTTGCATGGCGATAAAACATCAAGTGAAGAGCTGCTAATTGGCTTGAAAGCTCTGCTGACAACGATCTTTATTTTCACCCGACTCTCTACTTTTCctttgttcaattttaaaaatcgattCACCGCTCAGCGCGCGGTCACTACCAAGGAAAGCTATTAACCTCATTGTGCCCGCCATCGAACCGGTGCAAGCTCCGAACGCTGACTTTTATGAGGGGAATAAAAATGACCGTACATACCGAAAGGTAAATGTAATACCATACACGGACAGAGTGGCTGCCGAGTGTCGCTAATCGGGTGAATGCGAATGGTCGGTGACTTTGGCGCACACACGAAGCCcttcggaaaatgaaaaaa is a genomic window containing:
- the LOC107219113 gene encoding uncharacterized protein LOC107219113 isoform X3; the protein is MSVALRMLFLQLVCILVVSVTSNYQGPYHSSSVTTTISLPAGYVHYPTVSSAYKIHQDGLSWSNAKDACIAEGGRLAVIDTHEKVGLVNGIRDPSSNVWGVN
- the LOC107219101 gene encoding CD209 antigen-like protein E, which produces MFKWLVIFHLTCLSVVSVISHHAGSSDGFARVSNLPSGYINYPSLGVAFKVHRERRNWSSAKLVCKNEGGRLAVIDTHEKIGYIKSHKPKFSEVWVGLSREDVHWIATENPESRHTRLPWESNGPDSFGNCAAVNVRGDGLCNKVCIWRKAFACEIPTATAVPYHVPNIV
- the LOC107219113 gene encoding uncharacterized protein LOC107219113 isoform X1, which gives rise to MSVALRMLFLQLVCILVVSVTSNYQGPYHSSSVTTTISLPAGYVHYPTVSSAYKIHQDGLSWSNAKDACIAEGGRLAVIDTHEKVGLVNGIRDPSSNVWGGIEKKYDDWVTADTRIIPYI
- the LOC107219113 gene encoding uncharacterized protein LOC107219113 isoform X2, producing the protein MSVALRMLFLQLVCILVVSVTSNYQGPYHSSSVTTTISLPAGYVHYPTVSSAYKIHQDGLSWSNAKDACIAEGGRLAVIDTHEKVGLVNGIRDPSSNVWGGIEKN